Proteins encoded in a region of the Zea mays cultivar B73 chromosome 2, Zm-B73-REFERENCE-NAM-5.0, whole genome shotgun sequence genome:
- the LOC103648342 gene encoding NAC domain-containing protein 73 — MGTRKRRKVHNVDDGGETRWHKTGKTRPVLSNGRPHGYKKFLVLYTNYGKQRKPKKTNWVMHQYHLGSDEEERDGELVVSKVFFQTHPRQCGYTMARESAVVVPAAAAVTGSSNAFIAGHHQSGGGGSSVLREANGGADQLYSPGAMMGYDQGAW, encoded by the coding sequence ATGGGGACGAGGAAACGGCGGAAGGTGCACAACGTTGACGACGGCGGCGAGACGCGGTGGCACAAGACGGGCAAGACCAGGCCGGTGCTGTCCAACGGCAGGCCCCATGGGTACAAGAAGTTCCTGGTGCTCTACACAAACTACGGTAAGCAGCGCAAGCCCAAGAAGACCAACTGGGTGATGCACCAGTACCACCTCGGCTCCGACGAGGAGGAGCGCGACGGCGAGCTCGTCGTCTCCAAGGTCTTCTTCCAGACGCATCCTAGGCAGTGCGGTTACACCATGGCCAGGGAGTCCGCCGTTGTTGTCCCTGCCGCCGCCGCAGTCACCGGCAGCAGCAACGCGTTTATTGCCGGCCATCAccagagtggcggtggtggtagtAGCGTCCTCAGAGAAGCAAACGGCGGAGCTGATCAGCTCTACAGCCCAGGAGCAATGATGGGGTATGACCAGGGGGCCTGGTAA